In one Neobacillus sp. WH10 genomic region, the following are encoded:
- a CDS encoding glucosaminidase domain-containing protein — MITSDNWFTQTMLINTLSRTEKLRSQLAGSTSDGHNLFASVLNQLLIQQESQSAVKPQINTFIPNVISAVEPNLSNQNVSLNANEPLRFQLIDPEKLNQVLDGKLKGMGEVFVRAGNRYNINPALLTAIAQHETGNGKSRAAAEKNNVAGMMSVNGLKSYSSIEDSIMDMARNLSKNYLGQGLTSISKIGSKYAPIGADNDPSGLNNNWVVGVTKFFEQLRV; from the coding sequence TTGATTACCAGTGATAATTGGTTTACCCAAACAATGCTGATTAATACTTTATCTAGGACTGAAAAACTACGTTCGCAGTTGGCAGGATCCACTTCTGATGGGCACAATCTATTTGCTTCAGTCTTGAATCAACTATTGATCCAACAGGAAAGTCAATCGGCAGTAAAACCTCAAATTAATACTTTTATTCCTAATGTTATTTCAGCTGTGGAGCCTAATTTGAGTAATCAAAATGTGTCATTGAATGCGAATGAACCATTACGTTTCCAATTAATTGACCCGGAAAAGTTAAATCAAGTATTGGATGGAAAATTAAAGGGAATGGGTGAAGTTTTTGTTCGCGCGGGAAACCGGTATAATATCAATCCAGCATTATTGACTGCCATTGCTCAACATGAAACCGGCAACGGGAAATCCCGTGCCGCTGCAGAAAAAAATAATGTTGCTGGGATGATGAGTGTTAATGGCTTGAAATCGTACTCTTCAATCGAAGATAGCATAATGGATATGGCTCGCAATTTAAGTAAGAATTATTTAGGACAGGGCTTAACAAGTATTTCAAAGATTGGGTCGAAGTACGCACCGATTGGAGCAGATAATGATCCATCCGGCCTAAATAATAATTGGGTAGTAGGGGTAACCAAGTTTTTTGAACAGCTTAGAGTGTAA
- the flgL gene encoding flagellar hook-associated protein FlgL — protein MGYRVTQTILNQNFLFNLQRSNKAMEKYQEQASSGKKINRPSDNPITAVHGMFYRSSLNEVEQFKRNAEDGHSWMNSTDEALNEVNSVLQRVRELTVQGLNETNDPSALYAIGEEINQLKEHLGEIANTQIAGKYIFAGTDIKTPPYRTDPAVPGSPKEFRSTNQEMLELQVGQTNYVQINTNGTNVFNNDGIGGIFKVLSDIESDFKSSNKITTDHLGKLDNQMDNILKERSELGARVNRMELSMSRIDGIEISTTSLLSKEEDVDIAKVIIDLKAQENVQRAALSVGARIIQTSLVDFLR, from the coding sequence ATGGGTTACCGAGTTACTCAAACTATACTCAATCAAAATTTTTTGTTTAATTTACAGCGAAGTAATAAGGCAATGGAAAAATATCAAGAACAGGCATCTTCAGGAAAGAAAATTAATAGACCCTCCGACAATCCAATAACAGCGGTTCATGGAATGTTTTACCGTTCTTCGCTTAATGAAGTCGAACAATTTAAACGAAATGCCGAGGACGGACACTCTTGGATGAATTCGACAGATGAAGCGCTGAATGAGGTAAATTCTGTATTGCAGCGAGTTCGTGAGCTTACGGTACAGGGACTTAACGAAACGAATGATCCAAGTGCACTTTATGCTATTGGTGAAGAAATCAATCAGCTAAAAGAACATCTAGGTGAGATCGCCAATACGCAAATTGCAGGCAAATACATTTTTGCGGGTACGGATATAAAAACCCCCCCTTATAGGACGGATCCAGCTGTACCAGGGTCACCAAAAGAGTTTAGAAGCACAAACCAAGAAATGTTAGAGTTACAAGTGGGACAGACAAATTATGTACAAATAAATACTAATGGAACAAACGTATTCAATAATGACGGTATCGGCGGGATATTTAAAGTGCTCTCAGATATCGAATCCGATTTTAAATCTTCCAATAAGATTACCACTGATCACTTAGGTAAATTAGATAATCAGATGGATAATATCCTCAAGGAACGCTCAGAATTGGGCGCACGCGTAAACCGAATGGAGTTAAGTATGTCGCGGATCGATGGAATCGAAATATCAACAACCAGTTTATTATCAAAGGAAGAGGATGTGGATATTGCGAAAGTAATTATTGATTTGAAGGCACAGGAAAATGTGCAGCGTGCTGCATTATCCGTAGGTGCTCGTATTATTCAAACATCCTTAGTAGATTTTTTACGTTAA
- the fliS gene encoding flagellar export chaperone FliS, with protein MAFSNPYQTYQKQAVTTSKPEELTLMLYQGMVKFIRLSKTALQQNKLEESHSYNLRAQDIVSELMMTLKKEYTISDSLYTLYEYMKSRLIEANIHKKLDILEEVEGYALELAEAWSTAMNQKKTNN; from the coding sequence ATGGCATTTAGCAATCCTTATCAAACTTATCAAAAACAAGCGGTTACTACTTCTAAACCAGAAGAATTGACCCTTATGTTATATCAAGGCATGGTTAAATTCATCCGTTTGTCCAAAACAGCCCTTCAACAAAACAAACTTGAGGAAAGTCACAGTTACAACCTAAGAGCCCAAGATATCGTGAGTGAGTTAATGATGACTTTGAAAAAAGAGTACACCATCTCTGATTCATTGTATACTTTATATGAATATATGAAATCTCGTTTAATTGAGGCCAACATTCATAAAAAACTGGACATATTAGAAGAAGTGGAAGGGTATGCTCTGGAATTAGCGGAAGCTTGGTCAACCGCTATGAATCAAAAGAAAACGAATAATTAA
- a CDS encoding flagellar brake domain-containing protein: MYPKVNQNIMIDIKSHGRTFRSIIAEVGEEEILISFPLDRKIIGLLPEGSLVDIIYMVDENQYKFLSKIIGRKTDTIPLCRISKPQEKEIIRIQRRDNFRVNSHLLLMINENRLYTINISAGGILFSCGLEMELQQGELVLGTLILPSIQGKDTAIIPFQGQIKRINVLKNLDRKNIALKFTEINNRDQMKIVQHCFERQRQSRLTR, from the coding sequence ATGTATCCTAAAGTAAATCAGAATATAATGATTGATATAAAAAGTCATGGTCGGACATTTCGGTCTATTATTGCCGAGGTTGGAGAAGAGGAAATTTTAATTAGTTTTCCTTTAGATAGGAAAATAATCGGGCTGTTACCGGAAGGATCGCTTGTAGATATCATCTATATGGTGGATGAAAATCAATATAAGTTCCTATCAAAAATTATTGGCAGAAAAACAGATACAATCCCTTTATGTCGAATATCGAAACCACAGGAAAAAGAGATTATCAGGATTCAACGAAGAGATAATTTTCGTGTGAATTCCCATTTATTGCTGATGATAAATGAAAATAGGCTATACACTATCAATATAAGCGCAGGTGGAATATTGTTTAGCTGTGGATTGGAAATGGAACTGCAGCAAGGAGAATTGGTTTTGGGGACTTTGATACTTCCGTCTATACAGGGAAAGGACACGGCCATTATACCCTTTCAAGGCCAAATTAAACGAATCAACGTATTAAAAAATCTAGATAGAAAAAATATTGCTTTAAAATTTACTGAGATAAATAACCGGGATCAAATGAAAATTGTTCAACATTGTTTTGAAAGACAAAGGCAAAGCAGATTGACACGGTAA
- the flgB gene encoding flagellar basal body rod protein FlgB, with protein MNNIGILHSALNASSLRQQVISNNIANAETPGYKSKQVVFEDILKQQLSNQTNFVGKRTDPRHVMIGKSGATPMAQTIENSDTVMQNNGNNVDIDKEMTQMGNNSLWYYTLTQQLTSQFNQLSISIKGRS; from the coding sequence TTGAATAATATCGGCATCCTACATTCAGCATTAAATGCTTCCAGTCTTCGTCAACAGGTCATATCAAATAATATAGCAAATGCGGAAACTCCTGGTTATAAATCTAAGCAAGTGGTGTTTGAGGATATATTAAAGCAACAATTATCTAATCAAACAAATTTTGTAGGAAAACGGACGGACCCTCGTCATGTAATGATTGGGAAATCCGGTGCCACTCCTATGGCCCAGACGATAGAGAATTCGGATACAGTCATGCAAAACAATGGCAACAATGTTGATATCGACAAAGAAATGACTCAGATGGGAAATAATTCATTGTGGTACTATACACTAACACAGCAGCTAACTAGCCAATTTAACCAATTATCAATTTCC